tttttttttttgacatattGATGAATTCTGATCACAACCGCCTCATCCTGACTCATGGGGTGCAAATCCTAATGAAGAggaaaatacacaatacaaGATGACGAGAAAACTGGGTCTGGAGTTGAGCtgtacacacagtacattaAGCACGGCTGTACCATCTTGTATCCATGTGACTCGAgtcaactctgtgtgtgtgtgtgtgtgtgtgtgtgtgtgtgtgtgtgtgtgtgtgtgtgtgtgtgtgtgtgtgtgtgtgtgtgctcaatAACTTCAGTTCTTGTATATGCATGGCACCTTGTGTTTGCAGCCCAAACTGGAGGTCAGAGTTGCAGACTTGTAGTGCCTGAGTCAATCTTTGGTCATGTTTGCGACGCATGTGCTGGAGTCTTTGCACATCAGTTTAGGTAACGTATTTGATTTGTATGTCATAGATCCATGATCACCTACTGTATGTCAGTGTCCAATGTCCAGCGTTCAACAAGTTATTTGTGGTTTGCTCCATGGCCACGAGCTATGAAGGTTAGTGAGGATGCATTTCTGTCAATAACACAACATGTCTCTGCCGTGTGTGACAGAGACCGATGACAAGATGAGAGCCTTCGCGGAGGAGGTCTTTGCGTCTGAGACCAAAGGCGAGAATGTCCGCGATGAGATCTCCATGTTTGACGTGGCTGAAGACTGCCCCATTATCCACCATGAGATGGCCCACCATCTGCACGCTGACGATAATGCTGAGAAACGGTAAGACAAGTCAAGGACTGGACACCGGGAATTGAACTCCACCACGATGTGACTGTCGGCTGTGCACAGTTGTGTAACTATATGAAAACTATCTTCAACTGACAATTTTAACATGCAGTACTGTTTTACCTCTTTTACTGTGCAACACTTTATCACCATGAAGTATTTTTATATGCAGTTAATGTTATTCCttgtctattttttttacttccttgtCTATTGTTATGTATTAATAATCATTTTACTTGtctatttgtatatatatattaatatctTGTTAATTGgctattatttatgtattaataaTCTCATTACTAGTATGTTTTTCCAAATTGCATTTTGGAGATGCACAGCAAATTTCAATGTACAATAAAacaattctattctattctattctattctattccatTCCATGACACAGCAACAATGTGACTGCATTGCTAATATTAACTCTTGAAAGTTTTGGTCAACTAAACCTCATCTTTCTGTATCCACAGCAAGAGGTTCCAGCGTTCCCACACCATTGCCTTGCCCACAGGTCCTGGAAAGGAAGCTGCTGCCCCTGTGTCAGCGGAAGTGGGGACCCCCTCCTACCTGGATGTGCCGGACTTCCAGAGGGTGGCCATCATTGGAGACTACGCCTCTGGGGTACTGTGCACTGTGCCTCCATATACAGCTGAAATTCACTCTGCTATTTGGTTATTTCAGAAATTTCCACTGGACATCTCTGATGATTGAACTTGGCTTGAGTTGTTTTATCAAAGTCTCCACTAGTTGTAATCTAACACAACAATTTAATTTCTCTGAACCACAGGTGGAAAAACTACTTAATtataatccttttttttaatcattcatCTTTTCTTAAAACTAGAAAAACTATGGCTTTCTGTAAAGTTTGTCAGTATgaaattgaatttgattgatttactgAACtagacatttttaatttcacttgaATATgcaatataaaacatgtttttcattcataGAATTAAATGCTTGATATTTGTCTCTGTGGGCTACAGCAGCTAGCTCCGAGTTAGCTcagcttagcataaagattgAAAACAAGGGGAATCAGCTCATCTGGTTCTGTCTGTGTCAAACATGACATTAGTATCAGTGCTTAAACTGTCCAAATTAACTAGGGTAAATGatgtatttataaaacacttttctagtcttggtgGTTCAATGTCTTTCCCAAAGACGGGTTCAAACCACCAAACTTatggttagtggatgacccgctctacctcctgaatCACAGCCGCCACTATTAATTGTGAAATATTAGTGGGTCTCTTTAGCGTAGCACTGGTCACAAAACTGTCTCCTTCCTAGCTGACATGAATGAAAGAGGTCTTTATCTTAAATTTCactgaccttgtgtgtgtgtgtgtgtgtgtgtgtgtgtgtgtgtgtgtgtgtgtgtgtgtgtgtgtgtgtgtgtgtgtgtgtgtgtgtgtgtgtgtgtgtgtgtgtgtgtgtcagggtcagTGGTCAGTGGCCTCACCAGCAGAGGCCCATGAATGGTGTTCAGCTGAGAGCGGTCCAGGGTTTAGGTTTCCATGACTGTGGCTTTGACATTTACAAAGACACTTTGCTTGAGCTGGCTGTTATTTCTGCTTTAGCTGACCGAAAACTCCACATTTATTTAGATACACTTCATGTGAACATTCATTACATAACATTTTGCATCTTATCACAATGAGGAAATGACTGCTTGTTTAGCTTATATGGcataaaatgtccagaaaaagggaaaagagagatgaagatgttttaaatataaaactgttgATCAATGCAGTTTGCTGCATGTTCTCATATTCCGTCTTACTAGGGCAGAACTTGACATTGACAGCAAATCCCCAAAAAACAATACTTTTACATGTTTCAATTTAGTCTTAGTCTTCTTACTGTTAGtcttcttaataataataataataataataataataataataattgtccCATAAGAAAACATGGATGGGACATTGTGTTTTGAACAGAAAACCATTGCAGTTTGCAGCATGTTGTTTCTTATGTGTTATCATTACATCTTTAACGATTGGATCAtctaatttaaataataatgataatacattttatttatatcatcTGTtacatttgtcatattttagGTGACCATGGACGACTTTGAGGTGTCCTGTAAAGGTCTGTACCGCGCCCTGACCATCAGGGAGAAGTACATGAGGCTGGCCTATCAGCGCTTCCCACGCACGGCCTCCCAGTACCTGTGTGAAATCGAGGGGGAGAGCTTCAAACCTGAGGACCAGGTGCAGCCAGGTCAGGAGAAAGGGTGATGTAGGGTTTGCGTCAATGAGTTTAGctacatttattatatttgtatctTCCATACATCCTCAGTCTTCACTTCGCTTCCCGAGGATGGAGGTGACCCCTTTGATATAAAGGAGCTGCCGAAGAATCTTGGCTACGTTGCTCGTATGAAGGACGGCGTCATCTACGTGTACAACGACGCCgcagctgcagacaaacaccaGCCCAAGGATCTGCCCTGCCCTGACTACGACACCTTCATCGATGACATGAACTTCCTCATCGCTCTCATTGCACAGGGCCCGACGTGAGTCCTATGAGTTGTGTACTCTCACTTTTCAAAATTCCCCCTGTACTGTATGTCCTCAACCAAGACCCCAATCTTCTTTTAGTTGAGCCCCATGCTTGACTGAGTGTTAAATGCTTTACTATCAACGCTCGGTGTGGTCCTGGGGAGCCACACAAGGACCCTTGAGATGTCCACAGCTAAATTACACACAATAACAAGACACTTATGGAACTTTTTCCACTTGTAGCAGTAACATGTTTTATAGATTCAAACTGAAATTTGACTGTCACAGCCCCATTGCTACTCTTACAGCTATAAATGTGCAGCTCGTGagttgctgttgtttgttttgcaggaaGACTTACACTCACCGCCGCCTCCAGTTCCTCTTGTCCAAGTTCAACGTGCACGAGATGCTGaatgagatggaggagatgagggagCTGAAGCAGAACCCCCACAGGGACTTCTACAACTGTAGGAAGGTAGACATTTATCATTTGATTATAACATAACAAATATAATGCTAAAGGCCAAACTTCCTGCCATTTTCATTTTGAGGgccatgacatttttgtttttgtttattcttcatcatcattgaGATTTTTGATCTCCTTTTCAAGAGACCtgagaacaaaaaacattcacaatcagcaaataaatacaacacaacaaagagttAATGCATACAAGTGACAAAACAAGgacttaaaaaaataacaagagtcatgaaaaacatcagataacAAAGATTTCAAATCACCAATAATGTAATACAGCAGCTCATTCCATATAAAAGGCCCAAACCTTTTTAATAGAGCTGAACCCAGTTGTGATGACATTCCTGTGAATGTAGGGGATAACTGAGGTGATGTGTGTAGTCACAtggttttaaatgagagaagagaagtgaggcagtttgaaaacatgaacaacatgaacaacattATATGACTGTTTTTTCTCGACTGTAAGGACCGACAGAGTGATACAGAGGAccataaacaataaaacataatacaCTGTGATGCACAGAGTTGAACTGCTGAAGTGTTAATGAGGCAACATGACAATCCAGAATATCTCTGTACTCAAGGACAAACATGAAGGTGGACAGCACAATAATCTAACGGATGGCTGAAGTCAAACATCCTTCAGCTCTTTACAAGAAGCTGAGTTGGATTTAAAATTTTTGAGTTAAGtgttaaatgtgtattttgaacGACAGTCTGCTGTCAAGCCAGATTCCTAAGTATTTGTATGAATCCATTGTACATgtaatttaaaatacatgtaCAGTGGGTCTAGTTCCTACAAACGCAGGAATTtagatgaggaggaaactgaaaattaaaatgaagtGAATTAAAGTTTGAACTCTTTTTCCCTCAATACTGATCTCAAATTCTACACCCAGACTTTAGATGGAGGTCATGTAAAGTAGATCATAAAGACTTAATGACTATTTGGTTTTCtgtcacagaaaataaatcatgttcatattaaaatgagaaaacagtaaaatgtatgcacatttaaataaaaagcctTTGAATTACACTGCATActaacattttctaaaattgAGTTGTGTCATGTGTATGTTAAATAGAGTCCCATGCACATGAAAGATGAGATTCATGACGTATCATTTCCCACTGACTCTGCACTTGTTTTACTCACAGCTGCTCTGCACCCTGTATCTATGTCTTCAGCTCCTCCATGAGACCGAGCAGAGCTATTACATCACATGAACCCAAACCCTCACTGACCAACTCTGTATCATTTCAGGTTGACACCCACATCCACGCCGCCGCCTGCATGAACCAGAAGCACCTGCTGCGCTTCATCAAGAGGTCTTATCGCGTGGACGCCGAACGCGTCGTGCAGATTCTCAATGGCCGGGAGGTCACCATGAAGGAGCTCTTCCAGTCCCTCAACCTGCACCCTTATGACCTCACTGTGGACTCTCTGGATGTGCACGCTGTACGTTACTTGTAACCTTATTCGATTTGAACAGAAGAAAACTAAAGATTCCTTACATTTTTGGAAACATTAGCATCAGCGTTCTCTGAGCACTACAATAGTGGGggttttattattgtgataacatttttttatttgtttaaccCTAACaactaaaaagaaagaaagaaagaaagaaagaaagaaagggaaacgTTTTTACATTTGACCTACATACCAATACAAATACTAATACTTACACAAGggtttaattaaataaacaattaattgaataaataaacaaatgaacgaatgaatagataaatacatgaatatactgtatgttgcaCAGTGAGATGGTGGTCTGGAGAATAAGCTAAACAAGGTATAGTTCATGCAGTCAAACTAATACAGTAATACATAAAGAAGACTGGGCTGGTCATATTACATGGGGAATATGACTCAGGATTGTGGGGAAGACAAACCATGTCAGTTATGACATGGAGATCATCTCCAGAACAGTCTGTATTTCAGCTGTTCTTCGTCTTTCCAATTTGTTGCTATCAATCTGACATATTTGCTTTGAGTGCGCAATCATTCaggaaataataatcataataaccTTTGTCTATATAGCATTTTTGTAACATTTAATGCAGCTCAAGGTGCTTTATGAGAAAAAGGTAGTTAAAACAGATCAGATGCTTAAAAATATATGAAGGAATTAAAGGATATTAAAACAATcaatgaaatcattttaaagataaaacaagGTTAAGATTGATTAAAAGCCAGACCATAAAATAATCTTGGAGCAGTTTCTTAAACATATCAACAGAAGCTGCTTTTCTAATGGGAGTTTGTTCCATAGCCTTGGTGCATAACTACAGAAAGCTGCCTCACAGTTTTTTGTGGTTTatattgtaatgtttttttgtttctctaaaGGGGAGACAAACCTTCCAGCGTTTCGACAAGTTCAACGCCAAGTACAACCCCGTGGGAGCCAGCGAGCTGCGTGACCTGTACATGAAGACAGAGAACCACATCAATGGAGAGTACTTTGCCACCATCATCAAGGTGAGTTTCTATGTAGTATGATATTTTAGCTACAAAGCTTTACTAAAATAATTATAGAGGATAGAGGATTATTTAGAGGATAAAAATGATCTAACTTCATGTGATCTTAGCCTGATTCACGTCCTTTTCTGTAAACCAGGAAGTAGCCAGTGACCTGGAGGATGCCAAGTACCAGTTTGCCGAGCCTCGTCTCTCCATCTACGGCTGCAAGCCCGACGAGTGGGGCAAGCTCGCCGGCTGGTTCGTCAGGCACAGAGTCTTCTCCCCCCACCTCAAGTGGATGATTCAAGTGCCCAGGATCTAGTAAGTTTTCCATTTCTGTTGGTTCCTCCATGGACCCAGCTATGAGAAGGACAGATAACTATTACACTGTTGTGGATAAATAACATTCCCTACCAAAAATCTTTTTAATCACAGGCAGGGAGCTTGACAAAAAAGGAGAAGGCCTCAAAAGTCTTAAAAAagtgtctttgttttctccctcttctATCTCAGCGATATCTTCAGAGGCAGGAACTTCGTGCCCCATTTTGGCAAGATGTTGGAGAACATTTTCCTCCCTGTGTTCCAGGCCACCATCGACCCGCTGTCCAACCCCGAGCTCAGCATCTTCCTCAAGCATGTGAGTCACAAACAAAGGCCAAAGATATATTAACCATGAGTTAAGGTTAAAAGTCATAAACATGGATAGCAAAATTAATAGTCATTATCAGCAGTTTTCCTCAACACTGACTTTTCCTGAGGGTCTCAAGGATTAACCATCTTCCTGGTTGATGTGTAGGTGACAGGTTTCGACAGTGTGGACGATGAGTCCAAGCACAGCGGCCACATGTTCTGCACCAAGAGCCCCAAACCAGAGGAGTGGGACATCGCCAAGAACCCCTCCTACACCTACTACATTTACTACATGTATGCAAACATCACTGTGCTCAACCAGCTCCGCAAGTGAGTAACTTTGCTTCCATATACACAGGAATATgattatatgtttgtttgtttccttcttttttctgagagtttcctttcattttatctgcttgtttctttatatttcatctCTTCTAAATAATCACTATGAATGCAGATTTAATGACTACAGGACAATGGTTCCTCTAAGAATACGTCTCCTTTCTGTAGCATAACACTTGTTTATCTCCTGCTCTCCAGACAGAGGGGGATGAACACGTTCATGTTCAGGCCTCACTGTGGCGAGGCTGGAGCCATCACCCATCTGCTGGCTTCCTTCATGACCGCTGACAACATCTCTCATGGCCTCAACCTCAAGAAGGTCGGTCCTCCCTTTATGATACAAAATGGTAGCGGATGTTTGGACCGTCTTTTTGACCGTAGTCTGAGATTTAAGATTTATCCTTTGAGTAATCCTGCAGTTTATATTTAAGATATTGCTCTTGACgtcatttttgtctgtgttcGCATCATATCTTAAAGAGCAAAGTCAAAATACCAGGCTTTGATAAATACTATCATGAGCTGACGTAAACTGTATCAGTGTAAAATCATCATCTGTatcccccctcttctcctccaccagaGCCCCGTGCTGCAGTACCTGTACTTCCTGACCCAGATCCCAATCGCCATGTCCCCTCTCAGCAACAACAGCCTGTTCCTGGAGTACGCCAAGAACCCGCTGCTGGAGTTCCACAGGAAAGGCCTGGTGGTGTCTCTGTCCACAGATGACCCCATGCAGTTCCACTACACCAAGGTCTGAGCGCACGGAGAGGAGGCCTTTGATGCTAGTGTAGACAATGGGGCAAACTGTGCTGTGTATAACGGCCATTGTATTATGTACACGCTTAGACAAGTCTTTGTGTGGCGTATATATTCCACAGGCAAAGTCATATATTGCACACTCCAACGCAAATACAACAGAAAGGGCAGTGAATGGACATGAGTAGACAGattaacatgtgtatttaatgATGTTAATGATTCACCTTTATGTCCACAGGAGCCCCTCATGGAGGAGTACGCCATCGCCGCCCAGGTCTTCAAGCTCAGCACCTGCGACATGTGTGAGATCTCCAAGAGCAGCGTGCTGCAGAGCAGCTTGTCTCATGAGGTAACGCGTCTGATGGAGACCTTAAAATGCAGTTGTTGACCTTTAAGACCTTTAAGTTCAACCAAACAGCATCAAATTCCacctttcatcaagatccatgaattaatccccgggaaatctgtgaaaatgtcaacaaaagcCCGATCTCACAATGGTAAAAACAatcatatattataatattataaaattataataattcctggatctgctccctgatctggatctacaccaaaataTAAGGGTTCTTCCCGGCCCATACTACATCCCCCCACCAGGTCTTATTATAATTCCGTACAGTACTTTTtgcaacaaaccaacaaacattcggacaggagtgaaaacataacctgttAGGTGGAGGTAATAACCTGTGAGATTTGTCTTTCTTTATATAGTGACAACATCTTTCCTGAAAAACCATAACTGAAGTGATTTTTCTGATTTATTCTCATATTAAAACCCACTTTCTTCCCCAGGAGAAAGTCCACTACCTGGGTAAGGACTACCAGAAGGAGGGGCCGGAGGGCAACGACATCCGCAAGACCAACGTGGCCCAGATCCGTATGGCGTACCGCTATGAGACCCTGTGCTACGAGCTCAACCGCATCAAGGAAGGCC
The sequence above is drawn from the Hippoglossus hippoglossus isolate fHipHip1 chromosome 7, fHipHip1.pri, whole genome shotgun sequence genome and encodes:
- the ampd1 gene encoding AMP deaminase 1 isoform X2 — encoded protein: MPKVLVPGPQKTDDKMRAFAEEVFASETKGENVRDEISMFDVAEDCPIIHHEMAHHLHADDNAEKRKRFQRSHTIALPTGPGKEAAAPVSAEVGTPSYLDVPDFQRVAIIGDYASGVTMDDFEVSCKGLYRALTIREKYMRLAYQRFPRTASQYLCEIEGESFKPEDQVQPVFTSLPEDGGDPFDIKELPKNLGYVARMKDGVIYVYNDAAAADKHQPKDLPCPDYDTFIDDMNFLIALIAQGPTKTYTHRRLQFLLSKFNVHEMLNEMEEMRELKQNPHRDFYNCRKVDTHIHAAACMNQKHLLRFIKRSYRVDAERVVQILNGREVTMKELFQSLNLHPYDLTVDSLDVHAGRQTFQRFDKFNAKYNPVGASELRDLYMKTENHINGEYFATIIKEVASDLEDAKYQFAEPRLSIYGCKPDEWGKLAGWFVRHRVFSPHLKWMIQVPRIYDIFRGRNFVPHFGKMLENIFLPVFQATIDPLSNPELSIFLKHVTGFDSVDDESKHSGHMFCTKSPKPEEWDIAKNPSYTYYIYYMYANITVLNQLRKQRGMNTFMFRPHCGEAGAITHLLASFMTADNISHGLNLKKSPVLQYLYFLTQIPIAMSPLSNNSLFLEYAKNPLLEFHRKGLVVSLSTDDPMQFHYTKEPLMEEYAIAAQVFKLSTCDMCEISKSSVLQSSLSHEEKVHYLGKDYQKEGPEGNDIRKTNVAQIRMAYRYETLCYELNRIKEGLKPE
- the ampd1 gene encoding AMP deaminase 1 isoform X1, with protein sequence MPKVLVPEGGPQKTDDKMRAFAEEVFASETKGENVRDEISMFDVAEDCPIIHHEMAHHLHADDNAEKRKRFQRSHTIALPTGPGKEAAAPVSAEVGTPSYLDVPDFQRVAIIGDYASGVTMDDFEVSCKGLYRALTIREKYMRLAYQRFPRTASQYLCEIEGESFKPEDQVQPVFTSLPEDGGDPFDIKELPKNLGYVARMKDGVIYVYNDAAAADKHQPKDLPCPDYDTFIDDMNFLIALIAQGPTKTYTHRRLQFLLSKFNVHEMLNEMEEMRELKQNPHRDFYNCRKVDTHIHAAACMNQKHLLRFIKRSYRVDAERVVQILNGREVTMKELFQSLNLHPYDLTVDSLDVHAGRQTFQRFDKFNAKYNPVGASELRDLYMKTENHINGEYFATIIKEVASDLEDAKYQFAEPRLSIYGCKPDEWGKLAGWFVRHRVFSPHLKWMIQVPRIYDIFRGRNFVPHFGKMLENIFLPVFQATIDPLSNPELSIFLKHVTGFDSVDDESKHSGHMFCTKSPKPEEWDIAKNPSYTYYIYYMYANITVLNQLRKQRGMNTFMFRPHCGEAGAITHLLASFMTADNISHGLNLKKSPVLQYLYFLTQIPIAMSPLSNNSLFLEYAKNPLLEFHRKGLVVSLSTDDPMQFHYTKEPLMEEYAIAAQVFKLSTCDMCEISKSSVLQSSLSHEEKVHYLGKDYQKEGPEGNDIRKTNVAQIRMAYRYETLCYELNRIKEGLKPE